One part of the Ranitomeya imitator isolate aRanImi1 chromosome 10, aRanImi1.pri, whole genome shotgun sequence genome encodes these proteins:
- the PLEKHA4 gene encoding pleckstrin homology domain-containing family A member 4 isoform X8, with amino-acid sequence MTEEMERPRSGLSMASSIVTTASVNQGSRPSTRSVKRVHTFGKREYSIKRDPNSPVVIRGWLYKQDSAGLRLWKRRWFVLSEFCLFYYRDSREETVLGSILLPSYEILPANPREVKNRRFSFKAEHPGMRTYYFGADTQEDMNAWIRAMNQSALVVGDNKNKSNHDPNLSPQDALYASYEDFSHSEINTAGDDGKSAESLEIAHLSETRSQDESSRDSLPDQDRNGDFEKDRLFSGLRESLTDAMQHYTSISQNGSVPPPTPESGVKHVEFTYNRHEVESKMSAEGKDSIPEDEESYQDKSPPRHPPKGSEFPHEEYSSPHSRSAPSSPAVVPSHMYRTDILERNWNLKDEKFMAQAELPETQDGRKMSPLSCSPSRTTTCHSPERVEYVVQRIIKASRSQSLPPTPSEVSRHKMLKKNPPPNLKYGSPLLCEKSPHYPESPQGNVVLSIGSPTKRDMPPTPIVSPKVQTQQHKTSSNEDVFVAVTGSPSLGRITVRSNTPIGRVDILPSEDRVPNSATVRHGEERPGDYFVSGSRTRSHLVKSASRPQTPADRYDVLPSDEAFTSSTMSKGPNRYSRRSQPLGAEDERLESCGMNLPPRVHGYPNNRLQIRPNAPSERVIVEEYPAELSLTPSLRRHRSQGPRYSERSFLPPAVCSGRGLGNTPRHLSKMGSASYSHLPPLPPGSSRPHLPAGKRLSLSSVPSGTTQYRAPYPPRMAENGIDVLLTKMCGQDKLLAGIEEESAHLRVEKEKLEDALQLTHQHLDEFQGQEQVIENIWYQQRLLQDDLVYVRARLCDLSLDRDRAWDEYRLLENELHTLRETLERVSQIGHPQDQAAAQRDLWMINDIISGLRFNKANFHAIPDPARHPAVMMPPSPASETPTTFQRSFLYHQSGLNPYVQEKNPSESEAIPPRPPLPKDHPTSSSESDGQTRVVASVQVDQERVFEPPESVTAPQSPSTPSEASLPTKDVADGRPVQSSCPIPIPSSTKMTLEPKASPPNMSEMGTVRKQRMSAEEQMERMRRHQEAQIHEKPKPGVTAQRQNSQRSATGSIGGRLRSSSSDSSSSQHVDKTSTEQRKPTLVRVTASFYPSNTSAPLHGKTGSTNAKKSSPDTMLEDPTYSVVMEPQTENITSVTSHEISPMVKSRSGEETTGSVKHQPEAVEGKSKTGDRLKSTNSRTRDEEGFTMSLEEERERIVNLSYTLASEASQRSKVFTAKALSDDCDTSSDVSTSDEVYPWDFLKDSHSSKQRDARDHCQTSALQSEKAYTKKEEQQQQRCPVGSRSPDMTKDRSINLHYENWPAQMPGEIRDHGPVPKQEGSSLPKCNGQVASYDFLIEDLHYNPLSMGKVTDFCKEEREPIRITLLQSSF; translated from the exons TTGTTTTACTACCGAG ACAGCAGAGAGGAGACCGTCCTGGGCAGCATTTTATTACCAAGCTATGAGATCTTGCCGGCCAACCCAAGAGAAGTAAAAAACAGAAGATTCAGTTTTAAG GCAGAACATCCCGGCATGAGAACCTATTATTTTGGAGCTGACACTCAGGAAGACATGAATGCCTGGATCCGCGCCATGAATCAATCTGCTCTGGTCGTCGGTGACAATAAAAATAA GAGTAATCATGATCCCAATCTGTCCCCACAAGATGCGTTGTATGCCAGCTATGAAGATTTCTCCCACTCTGAAATAAACACTGCTGGGGATGATGGAAAAAGTGCCGAATCTTTGGAGATTGCCCATCTGTCTGAAACCAGATCACAAGATGAGAGCTCCAGGGACAGCCTTCCAGACCAGGACAGAAATGGAGACTTTGAGAAAGATCGCTTGTTCAGTGGGCTGAGGGAGTCTTTAACAGATGCTATGCAACACTATACGTCTATCTCCCAGAACGGATCTGTTCCTCCACCCACACCAGAAAGTGGAGTAAAGCATGTGGAATTCACATACAACAGACACGAAGTGGAATCCAAGATGTCTGCGGAGGGGAAGGACTCCATTCCTGAAGATGAAGA atcTTACCAAGACAAGAGTCCTCCTAGACATCCACCAAAGGGATCTGAATTCCCACATGAAGAATAttcctctcctcactcccgctctgcTCCTTCTTCTCCAGCCGTTGTGCCTTCTCATATGTATAGAACTGACATCTTGGAGCGGAACTGGAACTTGAAAGATGAAAAATTCATGGCACAAGCTGAGCTTCCCGAAACACAAGATGGAAGAAAAATGTCTCCACTTTCTTGCTCTCCATCAAGGACCACCACATGCCATTCTCCAGAAAGAGTGGAGTATGTAGTCCAGAGGATAATCAAAGCCTCAAGATCGCAGTCTCTTCCTCCCACACCTTCAGAGGTTTCTAGACATAAAATGCTAAAGAAAAATCCTCCTCCGAACTTGAAGTATGGAAGCCCTTTGCTTTGCGAGAAATCTCCTCATTATCCAGAGAGTCCTCAGGGAAACGTTGTGTTGTCTATCGGAAGTCCAACCAAGAGAGACATGCCCCCGACACCAATCGTCAGTCCAAAAGTCCAAACGCAGCAACATAAAACTTCTTCCAATGAGGATGTGTTTGTGGCTGTGACCGGATCTCCATCTTTGGGAAGAATAACCGTTCGATCCAATACACCGATTGGCAGAGTAGACATCCTTCCTTCAGAAGACAGAGTTCCTAATTCTGCAACTGTCAGACACGGTGAAGAAAGACCAGGAGATTATTTTGTAAGTGGCTCTCGAACCAGAAGCCACTTAGTAAAGTCCGCATCGAGGCCTCAAACTCCAGCCGATAGGTACGATGTATTGCCATCTGATGAGGCTTTCACTTCATCTACAATGTCAAAAGGTCCTAATCGATATTCCCGAAGATCTCAACCTTTGGGGGCAGAAGATGAAAGGCTGGAAAGTTGTGGAATGAATTTACCTCCTAGAGTCCATGGGTATCCCAATAATAGACTGCAAATCAGACCGAATGCTCCATCAGAGAGGGTAATAGTAGAAGAATACCCCGCAGAGCTGTCTCTGACTCCATCACTAAGAAGACACAGGAGCCAAGGACCAAGG TATTCAGAAAGGTCATTCCTTCCCCCAGCAGTATGTTCCGGTCGAGGTCTTGGCAACACACCGAGGCACCTGTCAAAAATG GGTTCTGCGAGTTATTCCCATCTGCCACCTTTGCCCCCTGGTTCCAGTCGTCCTCATCTACCTGCCGGAAAGCGACTGTCATTGAGTTCTGTG CCATCAGGTACCACCCAGTACCGAGCTCCATACCCGCCTCGCATGGCAGAAAATGGTATTGAT GTTCTACTGACGAAGATGTGCGGTCAGGATAAGCTCCTTGCCGGAATTGAGGAGGAATCAGCTCATCTTCGAGTTGAAAAG GAAAAGTTGGAGGATGCGCTTCAGTTAACCCATCAACACCTGGATGAGTTCCAGGGTCAGGAACAAGTAATTGAGAATATCTGGTATCAGCAGAGGCTCCTACAGGACGACCTGGTGTATGTGCGCGCCAGGCTGTGCGACCTCTCTTTG GACCGAGACCGTGCATGGGACGAATACCGACTACTAGAAAATGAACTGCACACCCTGAGGGAGACGCTGGAACGGGTCAGTCAGATAGGACACCCACAG GACCAGGCGGCTGCTCAGAGAGATCTGTGGATGATCAATGATATCATATCCGGCCTCAGATTTAACAAAGCCAACTTTCACGCCATTCCTGATCCTGCCAGACACCCCG CAGTGATGATGCCACCGTCCCCTGCCAGCGAGACTCCGACAACCTTCCAGAGAAGTTTTCTTTACCATCAGTCTGGACTGAATCCCTATGTCCAAGAGAAAAATCCCAGT GAGTCTGAAGCCATTCCTCCCAGACCACCTCTTCCCAAAGATCACCCAACATCCAGTTCTGAAAGTGATGGACAGACTAGAGTGGTGGCCAGTGTCCAG GTTGATCAAGAAAGAGTATTTGAGCCGCCAGAGAGCGTAACTGCACCGCAGTCGCCAAGTACACCTAGTG AAGCGTCTCTGCCTACCAAAGATGTGGCAGATGGTCGACCGGTTCAGTCTTCCTGCCCAATACCCATACCTTCAAGCACCAAGATGACTCTAGAGCCAAAG gcATCGCCTCCCAATATGTCAGAGATGGGAACAGTTAGGAAGCAAAGAATGAGCGCTGAGGAGCAGATGGAGAGAATGCGTAGACATCAGGAGGCTCAGATTCATGAGAAACCTAAACCTGGTGTTACAGCTCAACGTCAGAACTCCCAAAGATCTGCAACCGGTTCCATAGGGGGCAGG CTGAGATCTTCTTCCTCGGATTCCAGCAGCTCTCAACACGTGGATAAAACCTCTACAGAACAGCGAAAACCAACACTCGTGAGGGTTACTGCGTCCTTTTACCCCAGCAACACATCTGCACCACTGCATGGAAAAACTgggagcactaatgcaaaaaagtccTCACCGGACACCATGCTGGAGGACCCGACCTACAGTGTCGTGATGGAGCCGCAGACCGAAAACATCACCTCTGTAACCAGTCATGAGATCTCTCCGATGGTAAAG TCCAGATCTGGTGAAGAAACCACAGGAAGTGTCAAACATCAGCCCGAAGCAGTAGAAGGAAAGTCAAAGACTGGAGACAGACTGAAAAGCACCAATTCTAGGACCAG GGATGAAGAAGGCTTCACTATGTCACTAGAGGAAGAGCGGGAACGGATTGTCAACCTGTCCTATACACTGGCATCGGAGGCCTCCCAACGCAGCAAAGTGTTTACAG CCAAAGCCTTATCCGATGACTGTGATACGAGCAGTGACGTCTCCACATCGGATGAAGTGTATCCATGGGACTTTCTGAAAGATTCCCACAGCAGCAAACAGCGTGACGCCCGAGACCACTGCCAAACTAGTGCACTACAAAGTGAAAAGGCCTACACTAAGaaagaggagcagcagcagcagcgttgtCCTGTAGGGTCGCGTAGTCCCGACATGACCAAAGATCGCTCCATCAATCTACACTATGAGAACTGGCCGGCACAGATGCCGGGGGAGATCCGAGATCACGGCCCTGTCCCAAAACAAGAGGGCTCCTCTCTACCCAAGTGTAATGGACAGGTGGCAAGTTATGACTTCCTCATCGAGGACTTGCATTATAACCCTCTGAGTATGGGCAAGGTCACTGACTTCTGCAAAGAAGAGCGGGAACCCATCCGGATCACGCTCCTTCAGTCCAGCTTCTAG
- the PLEKHA4 gene encoding pleckstrin homology domain-containing family A member 4 isoform X4 encodes MTEEMERPRSGLSMASSIVTTASVNQGSRPSTRSVKRVHTFGKREYSIKRDPNSPVVIRGWLYKQDSAGLRLWKRRWFVLSEFCLFYYRDSREETVLGSILLPSYEILPANPREVKNRRFSFKAEHPGMRTYYFGADTQEDMNAWIRAMNQSALVVGDNKNKSNHDPNLSPQDALYASYEDFSHSEINTAGDDGKSAESLEIAHLSETRSQDESSRDSLPDQDRNGDFEKDRLFSGLRESLTDAMQHYTSISQNGSVPPPTPESGVKHVEFTYNRHEVESKMSAEGKDSIPEDEESYQDKSPPRHPPKGSEFPHEEYSSPHSRSAPSSPAVVPSHMYRTDILERNWNLKDEKFMAQAELPETQDGRKMSPLSCSPSRTTTCHSPERVEYVVQRIIKASRSQSLPPTPSEVSRHKMLKKNPPPNLKYGSPLLCEKSPHYPESPQGNVVLSIGSPTKRDMPPTPIVSPKVQTQQHKTSSNEDVFVAVTGSPSLGRITVRSNTPIGRVDILPSEDRVPNSATVRHGEERPGDYFVSGSRTRSHLVKSASRPQTPADRYDVLPSDEAFTSSTMSKGPNRYSRRSQPLGAEDERLESCGMNLPPRVHGYPNNRLQIRPNAPSERVIVEEYPAELSLTPSLRRHRSQGPRYSERSFLPPAVCSGRGLGNTPRHLSKMGSASYSHLPPLPPGSSRPHLPAGKRLSLSSVPSGTTQYRAPYPPRMAENGIDVLLTKMCGQDKLLAGIEEESAHLRVEKEKLEDALQLTHQHLDEFQGQEQVIENIWYQQRLLQDDLVYVRARLCDLSLDRDRAWDEYRLLENELHTLRETLERVSQIGHPQDQAAAQRDLWMINDIISGLRFNKANFHAIPDPARHPAVMMPPSPASETPTTFQRSFLYHQSGLNPYVQEKNPSESEAIPPRPPLPKDHPTSSSESDGQTRVVASVQVDQERVFEPPESVTAPQSPSTPSEASLPTKDVADGRPVQSSCPIPIPSSTKMTLEPKASPPNMSEMGTVRKQRMSAEEQMERMRRHQEAQIHEKPKPGVTAQRQNSQRSATGSIGGRLRSSSSDSSSSQHVDKTSTEQRKPTLVRVTASFYPSNTSAPLHGKTGSTNAKKSSPDTMLEDPTYSVVMEPQTENITSVTSHEISPMVKVTPPLRTSSKIVTAACMQLKKDMHNGSYDKQGSRSGEETTGSVKHQPEAVEGKSKTGDRLKSTNSRTRDEEGFTMSLEEERERIVNLSYTLASEASQRSKVFTAKALSDDCDTSSDVSTSDEVYPWDFLKDSHSSKQRDARDHCQTSALQSEKAYTKKEEQQQQRCPVGSRSPDMTKDRSINLHYENWPAQMPGEIRDHGPVPKQEGSSLPKCNGQVASYDFLIEDLHYNPLSMGKVTDFCKEEREPIRITLLQSSF; translated from the exons TTGTTTTACTACCGAG ACAGCAGAGAGGAGACCGTCCTGGGCAGCATTTTATTACCAAGCTATGAGATCTTGCCGGCCAACCCAAGAGAAGTAAAAAACAGAAGATTCAGTTTTAAG GCAGAACATCCCGGCATGAGAACCTATTATTTTGGAGCTGACACTCAGGAAGACATGAATGCCTGGATCCGCGCCATGAATCAATCTGCTCTGGTCGTCGGTGACAATAAAAATAA GAGTAATCATGATCCCAATCTGTCCCCACAAGATGCGTTGTATGCCAGCTATGAAGATTTCTCCCACTCTGAAATAAACACTGCTGGGGATGATGGAAAAAGTGCCGAATCTTTGGAGATTGCCCATCTGTCTGAAACCAGATCACAAGATGAGAGCTCCAGGGACAGCCTTCCAGACCAGGACAGAAATGGAGACTTTGAGAAAGATCGCTTGTTCAGTGGGCTGAGGGAGTCTTTAACAGATGCTATGCAACACTATACGTCTATCTCCCAGAACGGATCTGTTCCTCCACCCACACCAGAAAGTGGAGTAAAGCATGTGGAATTCACATACAACAGACACGAAGTGGAATCCAAGATGTCTGCGGAGGGGAAGGACTCCATTCCTGAAGATGAAGA atcTTACCAAGACAAGAGTCCTCCTAGACATCCACCAAAGGGATCTGAATTCCCACATGAAGAATAttcctctcctcactcccgctctgcTCCTTCTTCTCCAGCCGTTGTGCCTTCTCATATGTATAGAACTGACATCTTGGAGCGGAACTGGAACTTGAAAGATGAAAAATTCATGGCACAAGCTGAGCTTCCCGAAACACAAGATGGAAGAAAAATGTCTCCACTTTCTTGCTCTCCATCAAGGACCACCACATGCCATTCTCCAGAAAGAGTGGAGTATGTAGTCCAGAGGATAATCAAAGCCTCAAGATCGCAGTCTCTTCCTCCCACACCTTCAGAGGTTTCTAGACATAAAATGCTAAAGAAAAATCCTCCTCCGAACTTGAAGTATGGAAGCCCTTTGCTTTGCGAGAAATCTCCTCATTATCCAGAGAGTCCTCAGGGAAACGTTGTGTTGTCTATCGGAAGTCCAACCAAGAGAGACATGCCCCCGACACCAATCGTCAGTCCAAAAGTCCAAACGCAGCAACATAAAACTTCTTCCAATGAGGATGTGTTTGTGGCTGTGACCGGATCTCCATCTTTGGGAAGAATAACCGTTCGATCCAATACACCGATTGGCAGAGTAGACATCCTTCCTTCAGAAGACAGAGTTCCTAATTCTGCAACTGTCAGACACGGTGAAGAAAGACCAGGAGATTATTTTGTAAGTGGCTCTCGAACCAGAAGCCACTTAGTAAAGTCCGCATCGAGGCCTCAAACTCCAGCCGATAGGTACGATGTATTGCCATCTGATGAGGCTTTCACTTCATCTACAATGTCAAAAGGTCCTAATCGATATTCCCGAAGATCTCAACCTTTGGGGGCAGAAGATGAAAGGCTGGAAAGTTGTGGAATGAATTTACCTCCTAGAGTCCATGGGTATCCCAATAATAGACTGCAAATCAGACCGAATGCTCCATCAGAGAGGGTAATAGTAGAAGAATACCCCGCAGAGCTGTCTCTGACTCCATCACTAAGAAGACACAGGAGCCAAGGACCAAGG TATTCAGAAAGGTCATTCCTTCCCCCAGCAGTATGTTCCGGTCGAGGTCTTGGCAACACACCGAGGCACCTGTCAAAAATG GGTTCTGCGAGTTATTCCCATCTGCCACCTTTGCCCCCTGGTTCCAGTCGTCCTCATCTACCTGCCGGAAAGCGACTGTCATTGAGTTCTGTG CCATCAGGTACCACCCAGTACCGAGCTCCATACCCGCCTCGCATGGCAGAAAATGGTATTGAT GTTCTACTGACGAAGATGTGCGGTCAGGATAAGCTCCTTGCCGGAATTGAGGAGGAATCAGCTCATCTTCGAGTTGAAAAG GAAAAGTTGGAGGATGCGCTTCAGTTAACCCATCAACACCTGGATGAGTTCCAGGGTCAGGAACAAGTAATTGAGAATATCTGGTATCAGCAGAGGCTCCTACAGGACGACCTGGTGTATGTGCGCGCCAGGCTGTGCGACCTCTCTTTG GACCGAGACCGTGCATGGGACGAATACCGACTACTAGAAAATGAACTGCACACCCTGAGGGAGACGCTGGAACGGGTCAGTCAGATAGGACACCCACAG GACCAGGCGGCTGCTCAGAGAGATCTGTGGATGATCAATGATATCATATCCGGCCTCAGATTTAACAAAGCCAACTTTCACGCCATTCCTGATCCTGCCAGACACCCCG CAGTGATGATGCCACCGTCCCCTGCCAGCGAGACTCCGACAACCTTCCAGAGAAGTTTTCTTTACCATCAGTCTGGACTGAATCCCTATGTCCAAGAGAAAAATCCCAGT GAGTCTGAAGCCATTCCTCCCAGACCACCTCTTCCCAAAGATCACCCAACATCCAGTTCTGAAAGTGATGGACAGACTAGAGTGGTGGCCAGTGTCCAG GTTGATCAAGAAAGAGTATTTGAGCCGCCAGAGAGCGTAACTGCACCGCAGTCGCCAAGTACACCTAGTG AAGCGTCTCTGCCTACCAAAGATGTGGCAGATGGTCGACCGGTTCAGTCTTCCTGCCCAATACCCATACCTTCAAGCACCAAGATGACTCTAGAGCCAAAG gcATCGCCTCCCAATATGTCAGAGATGGGAACAGTTAGGAAGCAAAGAATGAGCGCTGAGGAGCAGATGGAGAGAATGCGTAGACATCAGGAGGCTCAGATTCATGAGAAACCTAAACCTGGTGTTACAGCTCAACGTCAGAACTCCCAAAGATCTGCAACCGGTTCCATAGGGGGCAGG CTGAGATCTTCTTCCTCGGATTCCAGCAGCTCTCAACACGTGGATAAAACCTCTACAGAACAGCGAAAACCAACACTCGTGAGGGTTACTGCGTCCTTTTACCCCAGCAACACATCTGCACCACTGCATGGAAAAACTgggagcactaatgcaaaaaagtccTCACCGGACACCATGCTGGAGGACCCGACCTACAGTGTCGTGATGGAGCCGCAGACCGAAAACATCACCTCTGTAACCAGTCATGAGATCTCTCCGATGGTAAAGGTGACTCCACCGTTAAGAACCAGCAGTAAAATTGTCACGGCTGCCTGTATGCAACTGAAAAAAGATATGCACAATGGCAGCTACGATAAGCAGGGG TCCAGATCTGGTGAAGAAACCACAGGAAGTGTCAAACATCAGCCCGAAGCAGTAGAAGGAAAGTCAAAGACTGGAGACAGACTGAAAAGCACCAATTCTAGGACCAG GGATGAAGAAGGCTTCACTATGTCACTAGAGGAAGAGCGGGAACGGATTGTCAACCTGTCCTATACACTGGCATCGGAGGCCTCCCAACGCAGCAAAGTGTTTACAG CCAAAGCCTTATCCGATGACTGTGATACGAGCAGTGACGTCTCCACATCGGATGAAGTGTATCCATGGGACTTTCTGAAAGATTCCCACAGCAGCAAACAGCGTGACGCCCGAGACCACTGCCAAACTAGTGCACTACAAAGTGAAAAGGCCTACACTAAGaaagaggagcagcagcagcagcgttgtCCTGTAGGGTCGCGTAGTCCCGACATGACCAAAGATCGCTCCATCAATCTACACTATGAGAACTGGCCGGCACAGATGCCGGGGGAGATCCGAGATCACGGCCCTGTCCCAAAACAAGAGGGCTCCTCTCTACCCAAGTGTAATGGACAGGTGGCAAGTTATGACTTCCTCATCGAGGACTTGCATTATAACCCTCTGAGTATGGGCAAGGTCACTGACTTCTGCAAAGAAGAGCGGGAACCCATCCGGATCACGCTCCTTCAGTCCAGCTTCTAG